The Desertifilum tharense IPPAS B-1220 genomic sequence CTGCGGGTGTGGTTAGTTTTACTCTTCCTACTACTCCAGATGCACCCGTTCTAGAAGTTGAGAAAAATTATTACTGGTATTTTCAAATAATGTGTGAAAAAAATGGTTATGGTGATTTTGCTGAAGGCTGGATACAACGAGTCGAACTGAGCGATACGCAGAAGCAGGAATTAGCCGCAGCCTCACCGAGCGATCGCATTAACCTCTATGCTAAAGCAGGTCTTTGGTACGAACTCCTTGACACAGTGGTTCAACTTCGCCGCCAACAGCCCGTAGATTCACCCCTTACTGCTACGCTAACCACACAATGGGCAAACATTTTGAGCCACGAAAAAGTTGAATTACAAAATTGGGCGAAAGAACCTCTTGCTTCTTGCTGCGACTAGACGACCTTCAAAAAGTTAGCTCGATTTTCCCCTAGCTATACTAAAATCAACGCTTTGAGCCACGGACGGTATGCTACAACAACTACCCGCCGACACAACGCCAGAGGTTATCTACCCAGATAGCGACGGACAACCAATGTCAGACAATACAAAACAGTTTCGTTGGATTGTCACGATTAAAGAGAATCTGGAAATTCTGTTTGCTAACGATCCTAATGTTTTTGTCGCAGGGGATTTACTGTGGTATCCAGTACAAGGGAGCAATACAATCCGCCAAGCTCCCGATGCTATGGTAGTTTTGGGCAGACCTAAAGGCGATCGCGGTTCCTACCAGCAATGGAAAGAAGACAACATTCCCCCGCAAGTCGTCTTTGAAATCCTCTCTCCCGGAAACCGTACCGGGAAAATGGCACAAAAAGCCCTGTTTTATCAACGCTATGGCGTTCAAGAATATTACATCTACGACCCAGACGATAATGAACTCAGCGGCTTGATCCGTTCTGAAGCCGGGTTAGAACTCTTAGAACAGGTGGATGGTTGGGTCAGTCCCTTATTAGGGATACGCTTTCAATTAACTGAAGATACCCTAGAAATTTATCGCCCAGACGGGGAAAGATTTCTCACCTCTGTACAACTCCATCACTTGAGAGAACAGGAACGTCAGCGCGCCGAACAGGAACGCCAACGCGCCG encodes the following:
- a CDS encoding Uma2 family endonuclease — its product is MLQQLPADTTPEVIYPDSDGQPMSDNTKQFRWIVTIKENLEILFANDPNVFVAGDLLWYPVQGSNTIRQAPDAMVVLGRPKGDRGSYQQWKEDNIPPQVVFEILSPGNRTGKMAQKALFYQRYGVQEYYIYDPDDNELSGLIRSEAGLELLEQVDGWVSPLLGIRFQLTEDTLEIYRPDGERFLTSVQLHHLREQERQRAEQERQRAEQERQRADEALSQLEQERQRYQALMAKLREQGIDPEQL
- a CDS encoding DUF928 domain-containing protein translates to MDYQHLQTLKKASLAIVLGLLTCNWPLQAAFAIELNLPNNPSFPTRRTGSSTRCPCLGPSLLEIQAIVPKSLVGTTTLVSPTFHVYIPPNHAYGARFGIEDEHGKIIYETVLDRPIPAGVVSFTLPTTPDAPVLEVEKNYYWYFQIMCEKNGYGDFAEGWIQRVELSDTQKQELAAASPSDRINLYAKAGLWYELLDTVVQLRRQQPVDSPLTATLTTQWANILSHEKVELQNWAKEPLASCCD